A genome region from Euphorbia lathyris chromosome 4, ddEupLath1.1, whole genome shotgun sequence includes the following:
- the LOC136226790 gene encoding probable cinnamyl alcohol dehydrogenase 1 isoform X2: MRLRLSRSSTDSHEPIQNHSEFWCIPEATSGSVGGDDVSLKITHCGICYADVIWSRNMHENSKYPMVPGHEIVGIVQEVGSNVSHFKVGDHVGVGMYVSSCGDCEYCNDREEYNCIKVPVLTFNAIDVDGTITKGGYSSFIVVHERFCFKIPEGYPMASAAPLLCAGITVYNPMMRHGMNKPGKSLGVIGLGGLGHMAVKFGKAFGLKVTVISTSMSKKEEAIGLLGADNFVLSSDQEQMKAISKSFDFIVDTSSGDRPFYQYLSLLKGAGILVLIGIPSEFKFSPASFNLSFTFSIDMAKQ; encoded by the exons ATGCGATTGCGATTAAGTCGATCATCAACTGATAGTCATGAACCCATACAAAATCATTCGGAATTTTGGTGCATCCCGGAAGCTACTTCTGG GTCTGTTGGTGGGGATGATGTTTCACTGAAAATTACACATTGTGGAATATGCTATGCTGATGTTATTTGGAGTAGGAATATGCACGAAAATTCAAAGTATCCCATGGTGCCAGG GCATGAAATTGTTGGAATCGTACAAGAAGTTGGTTCAAATGTTAGCCACTTCAAGGTTGGTGACCATGTTGGAGTAGGCATGTATGTTAGCTCATGTGGGGATTGTGAGTATTGTAATGATAGGGAAGAATATAATTGCATAAAAGTGCCAGTTCTGACCTTTAATGCCATTGATGTGGATGGAACAATAACAAAAGGAGGATATTCTAGCTTCATTGTTGTCCATGAAAG GTTCTGCTTTAAGATACCAGAGGGTTATCCTATGGCCTCAGCAGCACCATTGCTTTGTGCTGGAATTACTGTGTACAATCCAATGATGAGACATGGGATGAATAAACCAGGTAAATCTCTAGGAGTGATAGGACTAGGTGGTCTTGGTCACATGGCAGTGAAGTTCGGGAAGGCCTTCGGACTCAAGGTTACTGTTATTAGCACAAGCATGTCCAAGAAAGAGGAAGCCATTGGTTTGCTTGGGGCGGACAATTTTGTTCTCTCATCCGATCAAGAACAGATGAAG GCTATTTCGAAATCGTTTGATTTCATAGTGGACACATCATCTGGTGATCGCCCATTTTATCAATACTTGTCACTTTTGAAAGGTGCTGGGATTCTTGTCCTTATAGGGATCCCAAGTGAATTCAAATTCAGTCCAgcaagttttaatttgagttttacattttctataGATATGG CTAAGCAATGA
- the LOC136226790 gene encoding probable cinnamyl alcohol dehydrogenase 1 isoform X1 yields the protein MRLRLSRSSTDSHEPIQNHSEFWCIPEATSGSVGGDDVSLKITHCGICYADVIWSRNMHENSKYPMVPGHEIVGIVQEVGSNVSHFKVGDHVGVGMYVSSCGDCEYCNDREEYNCIKVPVLTFNAIDVDGTITKGGYSSFIVVHERFCFKIPEGYPMASAAPLLCAGITVYNPMMRHGMNKPGKSLGVIGLGGLGHMAVKFGKAFGLKVTVISTSMSKKEEAIGLLGADNFVLSSDQEQMKAISKSFDFIVDTSSGDRPFYQYLSLLKGAGILVLIGIPSEFKFSPASFNLSFTFSIDMGMTFSIFIVFSLKYYLILIVVFELNKMFCYYGRLKHKNYH from the exons ATGCGATTGCGATTAAGTCGATCATCAACTGATAGTCATGAACCCATACAAAATCATTCGGAATTTTGGTGCATCCCGGAAGCTACTTCTGG GTCTGTTGGTGGGGATGATGTTTCACTGAAAATTACACATTGTGGAATATGCTATGCTGATGTTATTTGGAGTAGGAATATGCACGAAAATTCAAAGTATCCCATGGTGCCAGG GCATGAAATTGTTGGAATCGTACAAGAAGTTGGTTCAAATGTTAGCCACTTCAAGGTTGGTGACCATGTTGGAGTAGGCATGTATGTTAGCTCATGTGGGGATTGTGAGTATTGTAATGATAGGGAAGAATATAATTGCATAAAAGTGCCAGTTCTGACCTTTAATGCCATTGATGTGGATGGAACAATAACAAAAGGAGGATATTCTAGCTTCATTGTTGTCCATGAAAG GTTCTGCTTTAAGATACCAGAGGGTTATCCTATGGCCTCAGCAGCACCATTGCTTTGTGCTGGAATTACTGTGTACAATCCAATGATGAGACATGGGATGAATAAACCAGGTAAATCTCTAGGAGTGATAGGACTAGGTGGTCTTGGTCACATGGCAGTGAAGTTCGGGAAGGCCTTCGGACTCAAGGTTACTGTTATTAGCACAAGCATGTCCAAGAAAGAGGAAGCCATTGGTTTGCTTGGGGCGGACAATTTTGTTCTCTCATCCGATCAAGAACAGATGAAG GCTATTTCGAAATCGTTTGATTTCATAGTGGACACATCATCTGGTGATCGCCCATTTTATCAATACTTGTCACTTTTGAAAGGTGCTGGGATTCTTGTCCTTATAGGGATCCCAAGTGAATTCAAATTCAGTCCAgcaagttttaatttgagttttacattttctataGATATGGGTATGACATTTTCTATATTCATTGTTTTTTCGTTAAAGTACtatttgattttaatagttGTTTTTGAGTTGAATAAAATGTTTTGTTATTATGGAAGACTAAAGCATAAAAATTATCACTAG